The following nucleotide sequence is from Megalops cyprinoides isolate fMegCyp1 chromosome 19, fMegCyp1.pri, whole genome shotgun sequence.
AAGAAAGATACACACACTTTGGCAATTCATCTCCCTATTGTGCCCAAGATGTTAGCCTgtgaatgagaaatgagaaagtCAGACAAATAATCTCAAAGACTCCATTGTTAAACTGCAGGCACTCATCTAGactatactgtacatttctcaTTGCAAACACTTACAATGCTAAGCTTGATTACCTGCGGCTTCGCCATCTTACCTTGATAAAGGAGGAGAAACGTTTCGCTGTGATTCCCTCTACCTTCTGCAAGTCCTCCACCTGGCAGAGACATTAAGAGTGCATAACATAAAGATAATGTAATAGTCTCAACAACTTGGTGTCAGGCCTCAGTGTGAATACAATGTTGTGTTGAGTCTGTGTACGTGCGgcatttttcctttctctcagtATTACCTGTTGGAAGGGGCCATTGATCTCTCTCCACCCAAGGATTAGCTTGGCTGTCTTGTCTCCGACGAGCTGCAATGTCTTCAGGTTTTTCAGGGTACCAGAGTTGAGAATCTCCAAAATCTTCTGCTGTGACTGCTGTAACACAGACCGGTCTAATCGGGACTCCCAGTCATTAGAGATACATGAGTCTTCAGCCTTGTTATTCTCTTTACCCTTCAGTACCTGGTAAAGGAGTATGcggaagaaagagaaagggaggggcaTCCATACAACATCCATAATTAGATATTATCTATATCTATATTAGATATAATATAGATAAATTtaaagggagggggaaaaaaaaaacattatcacaAGTCAGATCCAACTTTAGATGCAGCAAGCTCTCTTCCATCACAAATATACAGTTTGGACACATGCCCATATACAGTTTGGACACATATGTCGTGTTCACTAAAAGAAGCAGGTGTCAAATACGACCTACTACTAATTAGGCAGACCCACTCAATGTAAAACTTATCTACAGCTCATACAGTCTTGACTGGGATGAATACACATGTATCACTGACCGGGCCATGTTGCTTGTTGCTGGAACAGAGTGAAGGCTtacacagtacagcacattGCTGGAGAGGCTGCACTTGGGAcactgccagagagagacagaagagagagactgttcacatactgtatgcgCGCTGCCCTACACAGACAGGGTAAACGGAGAGTGAGTAACTCCTCTGTGTGCCGTAAGTAAAACCCTGAACATGGAGTTTTGTCTGCAGGTGCCTCGTCTGCATTAGACCTTACCACACAGTGAGAGGCATATGGATatgcagcactgcagtctcACACTAAAGCAGAGTGCAAGGGGGGGGGGCCGTAAAgcagattaataaaaaaaaaaagccagcagaTGTTGCAGGCTCAATTGAGTCTGTGCATCCAGATGGAGACTGGATCTGCGCCAGTGCAGTGTAAtctgtttcagctgtgctaaAAATCTGTGATGGAAAGGGCAGGAACAGAGCAGTTTAAACATCTtatctgactgtgtgtgaggttATGTGAGGAAGGGCTAGCATATTGTGGATTTTTAAGGTAAAACGCAGTGTCAGGTCTCTGGCAACATCACGGAGTGTGAGGGTGACTGACCCTGCAGGGGGGGCACCACTGCCTGCTGCTTTTTAGGTCGGGCTGCAGTGGACTGCTTCCTGTGTAGTGAGGAGAGCTCCGTTTTGCAGAGCACCGAGTCTCCTTGCGTCCCCTTGTCCTGGTCTGCTCTCTCAAATTTCAGTGCTTTGGCCTCCAGTTCCCGCTGCTTGTCTCTAAGCTCCTGTAGGGGAAGAGAGGCTTGGTCAACTAGCAGAGCAAAGATTAACACACCATTAAAGAGCATACTGACCAACTGAACACTACACAGTCTATATAAAAAGGGTAGAACTGTTCTTATCAACATATATTACACTAAAATTACCAAGGCATCCATTTTTACTCTTCACACACTTTGTGCTAGCGTTTCAAAGCACAACATTTGACAATTAATGTGGAGGTGTCATGTTTACATAGTGtgcaccctctctctttcacaggaTAACATTTATCAAAATTCCACTGGATGGTTATAATGCTGTAACTCACCAATGAATACCGAAAAAGCATTGTACTCAGGCAATCTGTGTGTCACTTCCATGATTAAAGACCAACTGGACgagtaaatgttttaaatacaaaGATATATTAAACTTCAGCATATTTATATTGATTGACCCCTTaccatttttcaatattttctgttgtcttACAAATCCCATGAGCACAGGATGTTACTTTTAGCCAGCAGGCCACCAGACTTGGTAGACTGACCAGTCTAGGGATACAGGTACCACTCCATTATATTGGATGGGGAAAGACCTTTAACGAGCCTTCCAGCACTGACTTTGTGTAGTCACTACAGGGCAAGAGGGGCTGTACAAGTTCTGTACCTGGATCTCTCTGCGGGACTGGGCGACCGTCTTCAGCAAGttgagcctctctctctcaggggaTCCCATCATCATCTTCTCCAGGGCCAGCAGCCTGTCCAGCACCGTGGAAACGGCAGGGCTAAGAGGGGGAAGAGGTGAAGGGATGGGGAGGGGATAAGTATGGATGAAGTTGACACTACAGTGCATCAGTGCTGCTGACACAGCGAGAGGGTCAATTCACAGTTGACACATCACCGCTGCTGCCAAGAGAAGGATAATGcagcatatatacacacagccTTAGAGGGAGAAGTGAGTGTTGTCTCTCTCATCTGTCCCAGCTGACACAGCGAGAGCCAGTGGGAGCTGCGGAGACAGACTTCTTCCTATCAGCACCAGCTACCAAATCCCCACCTACTGCACTGAGGTCAGGACCTGTTAAGATGcttgcagacaaacacacaggagggAAGGGGATGTAGtatgataaatatttcaatcAACTAATAAAACGCTGTACATCTGCGCTCTGTTCCAGTTCAGAACTACGCATGCACTTCTGTAGAGGTGTGTGCAGAGGTGTAAacctgtgtggctgtgctccGGCAGGGagcccctcctgctcctcttctcCATGCCCCTCCTTGACTCGTTTCCTCTGGGGTTCACCAGCCCCTGCAGCTGCTTGCTCATCACTGGGCCTCTTTActggtgctgagagagagagagagagagagagagagagagagagagagagagagagagagagagagagagagagagagagagagagagagaggtcagaggtcagcacaTCGCTGCTGCAACGAAACAGAGCCAAGAAGGCAGTGCAATATCCAAGTATGTAGAGCTATGAGACTGAAGAATTTGTTTAAGAGACGAGGTGTAGATAATTTTACTGCCAAATAGACTTCATTACACGGTACAGTAGTTTCAGTATCCCCTCTAGAGTGCAGTCTATGATCCTCACCGCTGCTGGACACAGACTCCCTGACAAAGGGCCTGTTGACGATGAGCTTGGACTTGGCAGCAAAGTTGAGGGCGGTGAAGGTGTCGAAATAGTACTTGTACTCAGGAGCGATGTTGGTGATCATCACAGAGTGGGCGGAGCCGCCCAGGGAGTCCTGCAGCAGGCGGGTCAGCTTGCTGTCCCTGTAGGGTACACGGCCCGCGCCCGCGTTCAGACAGTCCACCACCTTGCTGAGGGTGAAGAGGGACAGGTTGATGGCGCCACTCTCCTTCAGCCGCAGGCCCTGGTTGCCAGTGCGACGGTTGTCCTCGGAGCCGGCCAGATCCACCAGGTACAGCTTCCCCGTCAGCTGCCGGTGAGGGGGGCCGCGCTGAGACTTCACCACCTGGGTGGGGGCATTAGGACTCAGTCTACATCGAGTTATTAAACCAGGCCACAACAAAGAGGCACAGACAACAGCACTGAGCTGTGTTTGAAGTGGGattgagatgcagtctgaagaggtgggtcttctgtttctgtcagaGGATGGCTAGCACAGCGGAAATGGGACATGCAAAGGTTATGTTGAGGGCACATCTGTGTACCTTTATCAGCAGGATAGCGTGGCTCCGGCTGGAACGCTGGTTCAGCTTGGTGGAGGCAGTGGTTCGGTTGAGACTGGCAGGAATGAAGTGAGTGTGGAAGTGGGAAAAGGATGACAGCGGCACGTAGGTCAGCCCCGGGATCAGAATATTCCGCTCCTTGTCCTCACGAATCGGAAGGTCCTGACTGCCTGGCGACAGCAAGTCCAGCACCTGATTGGGGGAGTACGGGGTGGGGCTGAATGACAAATTTGCTGGGGTTCCCACATAAATCAGTGTGAGAACAACTTCTATTGTTTCCATggaacaaatgtaaaatttcaggACTAATCTCCACTAGAGAATCGTATCATGGGATCCTTGTGCTTTAGGCAGTTTGTGTAACACTCACACCCAATTCATCCTGCCACAAGTGTTTACCTTTTCATTGTAGATCTCCAGGTAGGACATCCCAATGCTGTACTCCCagtctccctcctttctctcctgctctctcaccaGATGGAACACTTCCCTCACAGCCCGTGGAATTACACCCGGCTGCTCCGGACTGCCTAGCATGGTGTGTGTCTTCCCTGGGAGGAGAGGATGGGCCAGGGTTTGTGATGTACCCACTCAGTGGCACAACCGCATTTCCATAGATACAAAGCGAAACTTGCGGAAATACCAAGCG
It contains:
- the LOC118794305 gene encoding kinesin-like protein KIF22; the protein is MAQRVAVSEVGGGRASKRTSRVRVAVRLRPYMEGQDEKGEGPCVRGLGPQSLEVTNWRNATETLQYQFDVFHGEQSTQQEVFLSSVKPILPHLLNGQNASVFAYGPTGAGKTHTMLGSPEQPGVIPRAVREVFHLVREQERKEGDWEYSIGMSYLEIYNEKVLDLLSPGSQDLPIREDKERNILIPGLTYVPLSSFSHFHTHFIPASLNRTTASTKLNQRSSRSHAILLIKVVKSQRGPPHRQLTGKLYLVDLAGSEDNRRTGNQGLRLKESGAINLSLFTLSKVVDCLNAGAGRVPYRDSKLTRLLQDSLGGSAHSVMITNIAPEYKYYFDTFTALNFAAKSKLIVNRPFVRESVSSSAPVKRPSDEQAAAGAGEPQRKRVKEGHGEEEQEGPPLPPLSPAVSTVLDRLLALEKMMMGSPERERLNLLKTVAQSRREIQELRDKQRELEAKALKFERADQDKGTQGDSVLCKTELSSLHRKQSTAARPKKQQAVVPPLQVSQVQPLQQCAVLCKPSLCSSNKQHGPVLKGKENNKAEDSCISNDWESRLDRSVLQQSQQKILEILNSGTLKNLKTLQLVGDKTAKLILGWREINGPFQQVEDLQKVEGITAKRFSSFIKANILGTIGR